In the Leptospira limi genome, one interval contains:
- a CDS encoding glucose 1-dehydrogenase, with protein sequence MSKEFEGKVALVTGAASPIGLGRAIANRIASHGASLVLVDLNQEKIEEAAREVEAKFGVKAIGVACNVTKPEDCDAAISKTKEVFGKLDFLVNNAGVLKDNLLIRMSEQEYDFVMDVNCKGVFLMTKSASKLILKSDSGRIVNISSVSGLTGQPGQANYSTSKAGVIALTKVSAREFSGRNVLVNAVCPGYVQTEMTGTLSKEVQEKLTDPAVIPLKRPGKQEEIASAVKFFLSNDASYITGTYLRVDGGAAIGM encoded by the coding sequence ATGTCCAAAGAATTCGAAGGAAAAGTAGCACTGGTAACGGGAGCTGCCTCTCCCATTGGTTTGGGTAGAGCAATCGCAAACCGAATTGCATCGCATGGTGCAAGTTTGGTGCTTGTTGATTTGAATCAGGAAAAAATTGAAGAAGCTGCAAGAGAAGTAGAAGCAAAATTCGGTGTGAAAGCAATCGGTGTTGCTTGTAACGTAACAAAACCAGAAGATTGTGATGCTGCGATTAGCAAAACAAAAGAAGTATTTGGAAAACTCGATTTCCTTGTAAACAATGCTGGTGTATTAAAAGACAACTTACTCATTCGTATGTCAGAACAAGAGTATGACTTTGTAATGGATGTAAACTGTAAGGGTGTTTTTCTGATGACTAAGTCAGCAAGTAAACTCATCCTCAAGTCTGATTCTGGAAGAATTGTCAACATTTCTTCAGTATCAGGACTCACTGGCCAACCTGGCCAAGCTAACTACTCCACTTCTAAAGCGGGTGTGATTGCTCTTACAAAAGTATCTGCACGTGAATTTTCTGGAAGAAACGTACTTGTAAACGCTGTATGCCCAGGTTATGTGCAAACAGAAATGACTGGAACTCTTTCCAAAGAAGTACAAGAAAAGTTAACTGATCCTGCTGTGATCCCTCTTAAACGTCCTGGAAAACAGGAAGAGATCGCATCTGCTGTGAAGTTTTTCTTAAGCAATGATGCATCTTACATCACAGGAACATACCTCCGTGTTGACGGTGGTGCTGCTATCGG